A region of the Flavobacteriales bacterium genome:
CATTTACATATATTACATATATCCACGGCGAAAGAATTGAGTTTGTTCGATAATTCATTGCCATTGATGGAAAAACGAATTACAGCAGAGGCATGCATTCATCATATGTGGTTTGATGAAAAGGATTACCTCACAAAAGGATCGAGAATAAAATGGAACCCTGCAGTTAAAACGGAAGACGATAAAAGAGCAATTCTTCAAGGAGTTTTAGATAACACAATTGATGTTATAGCAACGGATCATGCTCCGCATACGGATGAGGAGAAGAAAGAAAATTACATGCATGCTCCATCTGGCGGACCTCTTCTTCAGCACAGTGTTGTTACAATGCTAGAATTATGTAAGCAAGGAAAGATTACGTTAGAAAGAATTGTGGAGAAAATGTGTCATGCACCAGCAGATTTGTTTGGTGTTGAGAAGAGAGGGTATTTGCGAAAAGGCTATAAGGCAGATTTAGTTTTAGTTGATTTAAATAAGAAATGGACGGTAGATAAATCGAATATTGTGTCCAAATGTCAATGGTCGCCAATGGAAGGTCAAGAGTTCTCATCAACAATAATATCCACCTTTGTTAATGGCCGTAAGGTATATGACGAGGAAGGTTTCTATGAGGAGCATAAAGGTGAACGTTTAACTTTTAGCAGATGAGTAAGTACCTTTTTTTAGCAATCTTCCTGTTATTTATTTCATGCGGTAAGAAGGAAAAACCTGTTGTAGTTCCTAATGATGTCTTGAGTATCGAACAAATGATAAATATAGGAACTGAAATAAATATCATTAAGGCAGCGAGTGAGACAAGATTATCGAATGGCAAGAGGAAACAAGAGAATATTGATAGCTATATGAAATCAATATTTAAAGAAAATGAGGTAACCCAAGAACTTTATTCCAAAAGTTTTGATTGGTATGCTACTCAGCCTAAAATGTTTTCTAAAGTATACAATGGTATCATTGAGAAATTAAGTCAGCGGGAAGTTGAGCTTCTTAATAAGTCAGCTAAAAGAAATAGAGCTAAATAATTTCTTTCTTGCAGAAAGCGGATGCGTTTTCTATCGCCTTCTCAATTAGTGTAAACTCAAAACTGATAGCCTCTTTTATTTTTTTATTTGAA
Encoded here:
- a CDS encoding DUF4296 domain-containing protein, whose amino-acid sequence is MSKYLFLAIFLLFISCGKKEKPVVVPNDVLSIEQMINIGTEINIIKAASETRLSNGKRKQENIDSYMKSIFKENEVTQELYSKSFDWYATQPKMFSKVYNGIIEKLSQREVELLNKSAKRNRAK